Proteins encoded in a region of the Podarcis muralis chromosome 6, rPodMur119.hap1.1, whole genome shotgun sequence genome:
- the POLL gene encoding DNA polymerase lambda isoform X4, which translates to MEPQGIVKAFPKRKKIRYDSQKAVPTKVLKEETKNEQAAWLEPITAYVLQAGIGQARAEIFRKQIVQNGGIVCSQLSPDVTHVIVDEGMDCDRAFRLLKLAKLPQGLQLVKASWLSSCIAAQQILKTTGYSLFIPEKYLDVSDTSKQQSQLLGEMMVQPQMESAVLALKDESQADISITPCSAANSSGQPEVKGTILDNEGTEGEEPVVTLGELEALRSGKDPNTLPGDSSVALPTSKWVCAHSSASKKINHNQSITEKLEQLAKAYSVQGDKWRALGYSKAINALKSYHKPVTSYQEACKIPGIGKQMAEKIVEILESGHLRKLDHISESVSVLEVFSNIWGAGVKTAQMWYQQGFRTLDDIRTKASLTSQQAIGLKHYEDLLERMPRAEAAQIEQTVREAALLINPGLVCVACGSFRREKSTCGDVDVLVTHPDGHSHQGVFSKLLDSLRKSGFLTDDLVSQEDNGSQKKYLGVCRLPGPGRRHRRLDIIVVPYRRNTDHPHLGLKRSISQSRRKTEDYGCCCCLFLLA; encoded by the exons ATGGAGCCCCAAGGAATTGTCAAAGCTTTCCCCAAACGAAAGAAGATCAGATATGATTCACAGAAGGCAGTGCCTACAAAGGTACTGAAAGAAGAAACCAAGAATGAGCAAG CAGCATGGTTGGAGCCAATCACTGCCTATGTGCTGCAAGCAGGAATTGGCCAGGCCAGGGCTGAGATCTTCCGCAAGCAGATCGTCCAGAATGGGGGAATTGTCTGCAGCCAGCTTTCCCCAGATGTGACACATGTTATAGTGGATGAAGGCATGGACTGTGACCGAGCTTTCCGGCTTCTCAAACTAGCCAAGTTACCCCAGGGGTTGCAACTGGTGAAGGCATCCTGGCTGAGTTCCTGTATTGCAGCACAGCAGATCTTGAAGACTACTGGCTACAGCCTCTTCATCCCGGAGAA GTATCTGGATGTGTCAGACACTTCAAAGCAGCAATCACAACTTCTGGGTGAAATGATGGTCCAGCCTCAAATGGAGAGTGCAGTCCTGGCACTGAAGGATGAATCTCAGGCAGACATTTCCATCACTCCCTGTAGTGCAGCAAATTCCTCAGGACAGCCAGAAGTTAAAGGG ACAATCTTGGACAACGAGGGAACTGAAGGGGAAGAGCCTGTTGTCACTCTGGGAGAACTGGAAGCACTGAGGTCAGGCAAAGACCCAAATACTTTGCCAGGAGATTCTTCTGTGGCGCTTCCCACTAGCAAGTGGGTTTGTGCCCACTCCTCTGCAAGCAAGAAAATTAATCATAACCAGAGCATTACAGAGAAGCTGGAGCAACTGGCAAAAGCCTACTCTGTCCAAGGGGACAAGTGGAGGGCTCTGGGTTACTCAAAAGCCATAAATGCCCTCAAGAGCTACCACAAGCCAGTCACCTCTTATCAG GAAGCCTGCAAAATCCCTGGAATTGGAAAGCAGATGGCAGAAAAGATTGTGGAGATCCTGGAGAGTGGGCACCTTCGAAagctggaccacatcagtgagagtGTGTCAGTGCTGGAAGTATTTTCCAATATCTGGGGAGCAGGAGTCAAGACTGCTCAGATGTGGTACCAGCAG GGCTTCCGCACTCTGGATGACATTCGCACTAAGGCTTCCCTCACCAGccagcaggccattggcttgAAGCACTATGAGGACTTGCTGGAGCGCATGCCACGTGCAGAAGCTGCCCAAATTGAGCAGACA GTCAGAGAAGCAGCCCTGTTGATCAATCCTGGGCTGGTGTGTGTCGCGTGTGGCTCGTTCCGGCGGGAAAAGTCCACCTGTGGGGATGTGGACGTGCTGGTGACTCACCCCGATGGGCACTCGCACCAAGGAGTCTTCAGCAAGCTGCTTGATAGCCTCCGGAAAAGTG GCTTCCTGACAGACGATTTGGTGAGTCAGGAAGACAATGGAAGCCAGAAGAAATACCTCGGGGTCTGTCGTCTGCCAGGACCAGGCCGGCGCCACCGGCGCCTTGACATCATTGTGGTGCCCTACA
- the POLL gene encoding DNA polymerase lambda isoform X1: MEPQGIVKAFPKRKKIRYDSQKAVPTKVLKEETKNEQAAWLEPITAYVLQAGIGQARAEIFRKQIVQNGGIVCSQLSPDVTHVIVDEGMDCDRAFRLLKLAKLPQGLQLVKASWLSSCIAAQQILKTTGYSLFIPEKYLDVSDTSKQQSQLLGEMMVQPQMESAVLALKDESQADISITPCSAANSSGQPEVKGTILDNEGTEGEEPVVTLGELEALRSGKDPNTLPGDSSVALPTSKWVCAHSSASKKINHNQSITEKLEQLAKAYSVQGDKWRALGYSKAINALKSYHKPVTSYQEACKIPGIGKQMAEKIVEILESGHLRKLDHISESVSVLEVFSNIWGAGVKTAQMWYQQGFRTLDDIRTKASLTSQQAIGLKHYEDLLERMPRAEAAQIEQTVREAALLINPGLVCVACGSFRREKSTCGDVDVLVTHPDGHSHQGVFSKLLDSLRKSGFLTDDLVSQEDNGSQKKYLGVCRLPGPGRRHRRLDIIVVPYSEFACALLYFTGSAHFNRSMRALAKTKGMSLSEHALSSGVVRGAGGLKTVPGLALSTPTEKDIFIHLGLPYREPPERDW; encoded by the exons ATGGAGCCCCAAGGAATTGTCAAAGCTTTCCCCAAACGAAAGAAGATCAGATATGATTCACAGAAGGCAGTGCCTACAAAGGTACTGAAAGAAGAAACCAAGAATGAGCAAG CAGCATGGTTGGAGCCAATCACTGCCTATGTGCTGCAAGCAGGAATTGGCCAGGCCAGGGCTGAGATCTTCCGCAAGCAGATCGTCCAGAATGGGGGAATTGTCTGCAGCCAGCTTTCCCCAGATGTGACACATGTTATAGTGGATGAAGGCATGGACTGTGACCGAGCTTTCCGGCTTCTCAAACTAGCCAAGTTACCCCAGGGGTTGCAACTGGTGAAGGCATCCTGGCTGAGTTCCTGTATTGCAGCACAGCAGATCTTGAAGACTACTGGCTACAGCCTCTTCATCCCGGAGAA GTATCTGGATGTGTCAGACACTTCAAAGCAGCAATCACAACTTCTGGGTGAAATGATGGTCCAGCCTCAAATGGAGAGTGCAGTCCTGGCACTGAAGGATGAATCTCAGGCAGACATTTCCATCACTCCCTGTAGTGCAGCAAATTCCTCAGGACAGCCAGAAGTTAAAGGG ACAATCTTGGACAACGAGGGAACTGAAGGGGAAGAGCCTGTTGTCACTCTGGGAGAACTGGAAGCACTGAGGTCAGGCAAAGACCCAAATACTTTGCCAGGAGATTCTTCTGTGGCGCTTCCCACTAGCAAGTGGGTTTGTGCCCACTCCTCTGCAAGCAAGAAAATTAATCATAACCAGAGCATTACAGAGAAGCTGGAGCAACTGGCAAAAGCCTACTCTGTCCAAGGGGACAAGTGGAGGGCTCTGGGTTACTCAAAAGCCATAAATGCCCTCAAGAGCTACCACAAGCCAGTCACCTCTTATCAG GAAGCCTGCAAAATCCCTGGAATTGGAAAGCAGATGGCAGAAAAGATTGTGGAGATCCTGGAGAGTGGGCACCTTCGAAagctggaccacatcagtgagagtGTGTCAGTGCTGGAAGTATTTTCCAATATCTGGGGAGCAGGAGTCAAGACTGCTCAGATGTGGTACCAGCAG GGCTTCCGCACTCTGGATGACATTCGCACTAAGGCTTCCCTCACCAGccagcaggccattggcttgAAGCACTATGAGGACTTGCTGGAGCGCATGCCACGTGCAGAAGCTGCCCAAATTGAGCAGACA GTCAGAGAAGCAGCCCTGTTGATCAATCCTGGGCTGGTGTGTGTCGCGTGTGGCTCGTTCCGGCGGGAAAAGTCCACCTGTGGGGATGTGGACGTGCTGGTGACTCACCCCGATGGGCACTCGCACCAAGGAGTCTTCAGCAAGCTGCTTGATAGCCTCCGGAAAAGTG GCTTCCTGACAGACGATTTGGTGAGTCAGGAAGACAATGGAAGCCAGAAGAAATACCTCGGGGTCTGTCGTCTGCCAGGACCAGGCCGGCGCCACCGGCGCCTTGACATCATTGTGGTGCCCTACAGTGAGTTTGCCTGTGCCCTGCTCTACTTCACTGGCTCAGCCCACTTCAACCGCTCCATGCGAGCTCTGGCCAAGACCAAGGGCATGAGCCTGTCGGAGCATGCCCTCAGCAGCGGGGTGGTGCGTGGAGCCGGTGGCCTCAAAACAGTGCCTGGCTTGGCCCTGTCTACTCCCACCGAGAAGGATatcttcattcacctggggctGCCTTATCGGGAGCCCCCCGAGAGGGACTGGTGA
- the POLL gene encoding DNA polymerase lambda isoform X6 gives MEPQGIVKAFPKRKKIRYDSQKAVPTKVLKEETKNEQAAWLEPITAYVLQAGIGQARAEIFRKQIVQNGGIVCSQLSPDVTHVIVDEGMDCDRAFRLLKLAKLPQGLQLVKASWLSSCIAAQQILKTTGYSLFIPEKYLDVSDTSKQQSQLLGEMMVQPQMESAVLALKDESQADISITPCSAANSSGQPEVKGEACKIPGIGKQMAEKIVEILESGHLRKLDHISESVSVLEVFSNIWGAGVKTAQMWYQQGFRTLDDIRTKASLTSQQAIGLKHYEDLLERMPRAEAAQIEQTVREAALLINPGLVCVACGSFRREKSTCGDVDVLVTHPDGHSHQGVFSKLLDSLRKSGFLTDDLVSQEDNGSQKKYLGVCRLPGPGRRHRRLDIIVVPYSEFACALLYFTGSAHFNRSMRALAKTKGMSLSEHALSSGVVRGAGGLKTVPGLALSTPTEKDIFIHLGLPYREPPERDW, from the exons ATGGAGCCCCAAGGAATTGTCAAAGCTTTCCCCAAACGAAAGAAGATCAGATATGATTCACAGAAGGCAGTGCCTACAAAGGTACTGAAAGAAGAAACCAAGAATGAGCAAG CAGCATGGTTGGAGCCAATCACTGCCTATGTGCTGCAAGCAGGAATTGGCCAGGCCAGGGCTGAGATCTTCCGCAAGCAGATCGTCCAGAATGGGGGAATTGTCTGCAGCCAGCTTTCCCCAGATGTGACACATGTTATAGTGGATGAAGGCATGGACTGTGACCGAGCTTTCCGGCTTCTCAAACTAGCCAAGTTACCCCAGGGGTTGCAACTGGTGAAGGCATCCTGGCTGAGTTCCTGTATTGCAGCACAGCAGATCTTGAAGACTACTGGCTACAGCCTCTTCATCCCGGAGAA GTATCTGGATGTGTCAGACACTTCAAAGCAGCAATCACAACTTCTGGGTGAAATGATGGTCCAGCCTCAAATGGAGAGTGCAGTCCTGGCACTGAAGGATGAATCTCAGGCAGACATTTCCATCACTCCCTGTAGTGCAGCAAATTCCTCAGGACAGCCAGAAGTTAAAGGG GAAGCCTGCAAAATCCCTGGAATTGGAAAGCAGATGGCAGAAAAGATTGTGGAGATCCTGGAGAGTGGGCACCTTCGAAagctggaccacatcagtgagagtGTGTCAGTGCTGGAAGTATTTTCCAATATCTGGGGAGCAGGAGTCAAGACTGCTCAGATGTGGTACCAGCAG GGCTTCCGCACTCTGGATGACATTCGCACTAAGGCTTCCCTCACCAGccagcaggccattggcttgAAGCACTATGAGGACTTGCTGGAGCGCATGCCACGTGCAGAAGCTGCCCAAATTGAGCAGACA GTCAGAGAAGCAGCCCTGTTGATCAATCCTGGGCTGGTGTGTGTCGCGTGTGGCTCGTTCCGGCGGGAAAAGTCCACCTGTGGGGATGTGGACGTGCTGGTGACTCACCCCGATGGGCACTCGCACCAAGGAGTCTTCAGCAAGCTGCTTGATAGCCTCCGGAAAAGTG GCTTCCTGACAGACGATTTGGTGAGTCAGGAAGACAATGGAAGCCAGAAGAAATACCTCGGGGTCTGTCGTCTGCCAGGACCAGGCCGGCGCCACCGGCGCCTTGACATCATTGTGGTGCCCTACAGTGAGTTTGCCTGTGCCCTGCTCTACTTCACTGGCTCAGCCCACTTCAACCGCTCCATGCGAGCTCTGGCCAAGACCAAGGGCATGAGCCTGTCGGAGCATGCCCTCAGCAGCGGGGTGGTGCGTGGAGCCGGTGGCCTCAAAACAGTGCCTGGCTTGGCCCTGTCTACTCCCACCGAGAAGGATatcttcattcacctggggctGCCTTATCGGGAGCCCCCCGAGAGGGACTGGTGA
- the POLL gene encoding DNA polymerase lambda isoform X3, which produces MEPQGIVKAFPKRKKIRYDSQKAVPTKVLKEETKNEQAAWLEPITAYVLQAGIGQARAEIFRKQIVQNGGIVCSQLSPDVTHVIVDEGMDCDRAFRLLKLAKLPQGLQLVKASWLSSCIAAQQILKTTGYSLFIPEKYLDVSDTSKQQSQLLGEMMVQPQMESAVLALKDESQADISITPCSAANSSGQPEVKGTILDNEGTEGEEPVVTLGELEALRSGKDPNTLPGDSSVALPTSKWVCAHSSASKKINHNQSITEKLEQLAKAYSVQGDKWRALGYSKAINALKSYHKPVTSYQEACKIPGIGKQMAEKIVEILESGHLRKLDHISESVSVLEVFSNIWGAGVKTAQMWYQQVREAALLINPGLVCVACGSFRREKSTCGDVDVLVTHPDGHSHQGVFSKLLDSLRKSGFLTDDLVSQEDNGSQKKYLGVCRLPGPGRRHRRLDIIVVPYSEFACALLYFTGSAHFNRSMRALAKTKGMSLSEHALSSGVVRGAGGLKTVPGLALSTPTEKDIFIHLGLPYREPPERDW; this is translated from the exons ATGGAGCCCCAAGGAATTGTCAAAGCTTTCCCCAAACGAAAGAAGATCAGATATGATTCACAGAAGGCAGTGCCTACAAAGGTACTGAAAGAAGAAACCAAGAATGAGCAAG CAGCATGGTTGGAGCCAATCACTGCCTATGTGCTGCAAGCAGGAATTGGCCAGGCCAGGGCTGAGATCTTCCGCAAGCAGATCGTCCAGAATGGGGGAATTGTCTGCAGCCAGCTTTCCCCAGATGTGACACATGTTATAGTGGATGAAGGCATGGACTGTGACCGAGCTTTCCGGCTTCTCAAACTAGCCAAGTTACCCCAGGGGTTGCAACTGGTGAAGGCATCCTGGCTGAGTTCCTGTATTGCAGCACAGCAGATCTTGAAGACTACTGGCTACAGCCTCTTCATCCCGGAGAA GTATCTGGATGTGTCAGACACTTCAAAGCAGCAATCACAACTTCTGGGTGAAATGATGGTCCAGCCTCAAATGGAGAGTGCAGTCCTGGCACTGAAGGATGAATCTCAGGCAGACATTTCCATCACTCCCTGTAGTGCAGCAAATTCCTCAGGACAGCCAGAAGTTAAAGGG ACAATCTTGGACAACGAGGGAACTGAAGGGGAAGAGCCTGTTGTCACTCTGGGAGAACTGGAAGCACTGAGGTCAGGCAAAGACCCAAATACTTTGCCAGGAGATTCTTCTGTGGCGCTTCCCACTAGCAAGTGGGTTTGTGCCCACTCCTCTGCAAGCAAGAAAATTAATCATAACCAGAGCATTACAGAGAAGCTGGAGCAACTGGCAAAAGCCTACTCTGTCCAAGGGGACAAGTGGAGGGCTCTGGGTTACTCAAAAGCCATAAATGCCCTCAAGAGCTACCACAAGCCAGTCACCTCTTATCAG GAAGCCTGCAAAATCCCTGGAATTGGAAAGCAGATGGCAGAAAAGATTGTGGAGATCCTGGAGAGTGGGCACCTTCGAAagctggaccacatcagtgagagtGTGTCAGTGCTGGAAGTATTTTCCAATATCTGGGGAGCAGGAGTCAAGACTGCTCAGATGTGGTACCAGCAG GTCAGAGAAGCAGCCCTGTTGATCAATCCTGGGCTGGTGTGTGTCGCGTGTGGCTCGTTCCGGCGGGAAAAGTCCACCTGTGGGGATGTGGACGTGCTGGTGACTCACCCCGATGGGCACTCGCACCAAGGAGTCTTCAGCAAGCTGCTTGATAGCCTCCGGAAAAGTG GCTTCCTGACAGACGATTTGGTGAGTCAGGAAGACAATGGAAGCCAGAAGAAATACCTCGGGGTCTGTCGTCTGCCAGGACCAGGCCGGCGCCACCGGCGCCTTGACATCATTGTGGTGCCCTACAGTGAGTTTGCCTGTGCCCTGCTCTACTTCACTGGCTCAGCCCACTTCAACCGCTCCATGCGAGCTCTGGCCAAGACCAAGGGCATGAGCCTGTCGGAGCATGCCCTCAGCAGCGGGGTGGTGCGTGGAGCCGGTGGCCTCAAAACAGTGCCTGGCTTGGCCCTGTCTACTCCCACCGAGAAGGATatcttcattcacctggggctGCCTTATCGGGAGCCCCCCGAGAGGGACTGGTGA
- the POLL gene encoding DNA polymerase lambda isoform X5 — protein sequence MEPQGIVKAFPKRKKIRYDSQKAVPTKVLKEETKNEQAAWLEPITAYVLQAGIGQARAEIFRKQIVQNGGIVCSQLSPDVTHVIVDEGMDCDRAFRLLKLAKLPQGLQLVKASWLSSCIAAQQILKTTGYSLFIPEKYLDVSDTSKQQSQLLGEMMVQPQMESAVLALKDESQADISITPCSAANSSGQPEVKGTILDNEGTEGEEPVVTLGELEALRSGKDPNTLPGDSSVALPTSKWVCAHSSASKKINHNQSITEKLEQLAKAYSVQGDKWRALGYSKAINALKSYHKPVTSYQEACKIPGIGKQMAEKIVEILESGHLRKLDHISESVSVLEVFSNIWGAGVKTAQMWYQQGFRTLDDIRTKASLTSQQAIGLKHYEDLLERMPRAEAAQIEQTVREAALLINPGLVCVACGSFRREKSTCGDVDVLVTHPDGHSHQGVFSKLLDSLRKSGFLTDDLVSQEDNGSQKKYLGVCRLPGPGRRHRRLDIIVVPYILSGGE from the exons ATGGAGCCCCAAGGAATTGTCAAAGCTTTCCCCAAACGAAAGAAGATCAGATATGATTCACAGAAGGCAGTGCCTACAAAGGTACTGAAAGAAGAAACCAAGAATGAGCAAG CAGCATGGTTGGAGCCAATCACTGCCTATGTGCTGCAAGCAGGAATTGGCCAGGCCAGGGCTGAGATCTTCCGCAAGCAGATCGTCCAGAATGGGGGAATTGTCTGCAGCCAGCTTTCCCCAGATGTGACACATGTTATAGTGGATGAAGGCATGGACTGTGACCGAGCTTTCCGGCTTCTCAAACTAGCCAAGTTACCCCAGGGGTTGCAACTGGTGAAGGCATCCTGGCTGAGTTCCTGTATTGCAGCACAGCAGATCTTGAAGACTACTGGCTACAGCCTCTTCATCCCGGAGAA GTATCTGGATGTGTCAGACACTTCAAAGCAGCAATCACAACTTCTGGGTGAAATGATGGTCCAGCCTCAAATGGAGAGTGCAGTCCTGGCACTGAAGGATGAATCTCAGGCAGACATTTCCATCACTCCCTGTAGTGCAGCAAATTCCTCAGGACAGCCAGAAGTTAAAGGG ACAATCTTGGACAACGAGGGAACTGAAGGGGAAGAGCCTGTTGTCACTCTGGGAGAACTGGAAGCACTGAGGTCAGGCAAAGACCCAAATACTTTGCCAGGAGATTCTTCTGTGGCGCTTCCCACTAGCAAGTGGGTTTGTGCCCACTCCTCTGCAAGCAAGAAAATTAATCATAACCAGAGCATTACAGAGAAGCTGGAGCAACTGGCAAAAGCCTACTCTGTCCAAGGGGACAAGTGGAGGGCTCTGGGTTACTCAAAAGCCATAAATGCCCTCAAGAGCTACCACAAGCCAGTCACCTCTTATCAG GAAGCCTGCAAAATCCCTGGAATTGGAAAGCAGATGGCAGAAAAGATTGTGGAGATCCTGGAGAGTGGGCACCTTCGAAagctggaccacatcagtgagagtGTGTCAGTGCTGGAAGTATTTTCCAATATCTGGGGAGCAGGAGTCAAGACTGCTCAGATGTGGTACCAGCAG GGCTTCCGCACTCTGGATGACATTCGCACTAAGGCTTCCCTCACCAGccagcaggccattggcttgAAGCACTATGAGGACTTGCTGGAGCGCATGCCACGTGCAGAAGCTGCCCAAATTGAGCAGACA GTCAGAGAAGCAGCCCTGTTGATCAATCCTGGGCTGGTGTGTGTCGCGTGTGGCTCGTTCCGGCGGGAAAAGTCCACCTGTGGGGATGTGGACGTGCTGGTGACTCACCCCGATGGGCACTCGCACCAAGGAGTCTTCAGCAAGCTGCTTGATAGCCTCCGGAAAAGTG GCTTCCTGACAGACGATTTGGTGAGTCAGGAAGACAATGGAAGCCAGAAGAAATACCTCGGGGTCTGTCGTCTGCCAGGACCAGGCCGGCGCCACCGGCGCCTTGACATCATTGTGGTGCCCTACA TACTTTCAGGAGGTGAATAA
- the POLL gene encoding DNA polymerase lambda isoform X2 produces the protein MEPQGIVKAFPKRKKIRYDSQKAVPTKVLKEETKNEQAWLEPITAYVLQAGIGQARAEIFRKQIVQNGGIVCSQLSPDVTHVIVDEGMDCDRAFRLLKLAKLPQGLQLVKASWLSSCIAAQQILKTTGYSLFIPEKYLDVSDTSKQQSQLLGEMMVQPQMESAVLALKDESQADISITPCSAANSSGQPEVKGTILDNEGTEGEEPVVTLGELEALRSGKDPNTLPGDSSVALPTSKWVCAHSSASKKINHNQSITEKLEQLAKAYSVQGDKWRALGYSKAINALKSYHKPVTSYQEACKIPGIGKQMAEKIVEILESGHLRKLDHISESVSVLEVFSNIWGAGVKTAQMWYQQGFRTLDDIRTKASLTSQQAIGLKHYEDLLERMPRAEAAQIEQTVREAALLINPGLVCVACGSFRREKSTCGDVDVLVTHPDGHSHQGVFSKLLDSLRKSGFLTDDLVSQEDNGSQKKYLGVCRLPGPGRRHRRLDIIVVPYSEFACALLYFTGSAHFNRSMRALAKTKGMSLSEHALSSGVVRGAGGLKTVPGLALSTPTEKDIFIHLGLPYREPPERDW, from the exons ATGGAGCCCCAAGGAATTGTCAAAGCTTTCCCCAAACGAAAGAAGATCAGATATGATTCACAGAAGGCAGTGCCTACAAAGGTACTGAAAGAAGAAACCAAGAATGAGCAAG CATGGTTGGAGCCAATCACTGCCTATGTGCTGCAAGCAGGAATTGGCCAGGCCAGGGCTGAGATCTTCCGCAAGCAGATCGTCCAGAATGGGGGAATTGTCTGCAGCCAGCTTTCCCCAGATGTGACACATGTTATAGTGGATGAAGGCATGGACTGTGACCGAGCTTTCCGGCTTCTCAAACTAGCCAAGTTACCCCAGGGGTTGCAACTGGTGAAGGCATCCTGGCTGAGTTCCTGTATTGCAGCACAGCAGATCTTGAAGACTACTGGCTACAGCCTCTTCATCCCGGAGAA GTATCTGGATGTGTCAGACACTTCAAAGCAGCAATCACAACTTCTGGGTGAAATGATGGTCCAGCCTCAAATGGAGAGTGCAGTCCTGGCACTGAAGGATGAATCTCAGGCAGACATTTCCATCACTCCCTGTAGTGCAGCAAATTCCTCAGGACAGCCAGAAGTTAAAGGG ACAATCTTGGACAACGAGGGAACTGAAGGGGAAGAGCCTGTTGTCACTCTGGGAGAACTGGAAGCACTGAGGTCAGGCAAAGACCCAAATACTTTGCCAGGAGATTCTTCTGTGGCGCTTCCCACTAGCAAGTGGGTTTGTGCCCACTCCTCTGCAAGCAAGAAAATTAATCATAACCAGAGCATTACAGAGAAGCTGGAGCAACTGGCAAAAGCCTACTCTGTCCAAGGGGACAAGTGGAGGGCTCTGGGTTACTCAAAAGCCATAAATGCCCTCAAGAGCTACCACAAGCCAGTCACCTCTTATCAG GAAGCCTGCAAAATCCCTGGAATTGGAAAGCAGATGGCAGAAAAGATTGTGGAGATCCTGGAGAGTGGGCACCTTCGAAagctggaccacatcagtgagagtGTGTCAGTGCTGGAAGTATTTTCCAATATCTGGGGAGCAGGAGTCAAGACTGCTCAGATGTGGTACCAGCAG GGCTTCCGCACTCTGGATGACATTCGCACTAAGGCTTCCCTCACCAGccagcaggccattggcttgAAGCACTATGAGGACTTGCTGGAGCGCATGCCACGTGCAGAAGCTGCCCAAATTGAGCAGACA GTCAGAGAAGCAGCCCTGTTGATCAATCCTGGGCTGGTGTGTGTCGCGTGTGGCTCGTTCCGGCGGGAAAAGTCCACCTGTGGGGATGTGGACGTGCTGGTGACTCACCCCGATGGGCACTCGCACCAAGGAGTCTTCAGCAAGCTGCTTGATAGCCTCCGGAAAAGTG GCTTCCTGACAGACGATTTGGTGAGTCAGGAAGACAATGGAAGCCAGAAGAAATACCTCGGGGTCTGTCGTCTGCCAGGACCAGGCCGGCGCCACCGGCGCCTTGACATCATTGTGGTGCCCTACAGTGAGTTTGCCTGTGCCCTGCTCTACTTCACTGGCTCAGCCCACTTCAACCGCTCCATGCGAGCTCTGGCCAAGACCAAGGGCATGAGCCTGTCGGAGCATGCCCTCAGCAGCGGGGTGGTGCGTGGAGCCGGTGGCCTCAAAACAGTGCCTGGCTTGGCCCTGTCTACTCCCACCGAGAAGGATatcttcattcacctggggctGCCTTATCGGGAGCCCCCCGAGAGGGACTGGTGA